The following coding sequences are from one Arthrobacter sp. PvP023 window:
- a CDS encoding acetate kinase — protein sequence MLVLVINSGSSSLKYQVRDVASHSVLTEGLIEKIGMGNGGEGDGEIEGPRDHAEALEQVDAAIHEVLGDRTLDAVGHRVVHGGERFGEPVLIDNEITRAIERLNPLAPLHNPANVLGIRAIARKWPDMPQVAVFDTAFHRTLPEHAWRYAVPDSLYTNHGIRRYGFHGTSHEYVSHQAAALLDLPVDEFDGVIAHLGNGASVTAIRGGKSVDTSMGFTPLEGLVMGTRSGDLDPSILVFLGRAGWSTEDIDSLLNRESGLKGLAGNNDMRSVVEASETGDARATTALAVASYRLAKYIGGYHVAVGGAKALVFTAGIGENSHQFRALVADKLGALGIELDAGLNSQRSKEPRVISTAASVIPVLVVPTDEERAIAEATAAVVHSAS from the coding sequence GTGCTCGTCCTCGTCATCAACTCCGGTTCGTCCTCGCTCAAGTACCAGGTGCGGGATGTGGCATCCCACAGCGTCCTTACCGAGGGACTGATCGAAAAGATCGGCATGGGCAACGGCGGTGAAGGTGACGGCGAGATCGAGGGCCCGCGGGACCACGCTGAGGCACTGGAGCAGGTGGACGCAGCCATCCACGAGGTGCTGGGCGACCGGACGCTGGATGCCGTGGGACACCGCGTGGTGCACGGCGGCGAGCGCTTCGGCGAGCCGGTGCTGATCGACAACGAGATCACCCGCGCCATCGAACGGCTCAACCCGCTGGCGCCCCTCCACAACCCCGCCAACGTGCTGGGCATCCGCGCCATCGCCAGGAAGTGGCCGGACATGCCGCAGGTTGCCGTGTTCGACACCGCCTTCCACCGCACCCTGCCCGAGCACGCCTGGCGCTACGCGGTGCCGGACTCGCTGTACACCAACCACGGAATCCGCCGCTACGGCTTCCACGGCACCTCGCACGAGTACGTCTCGCACCAGGCGGCGGCGCTGCTGGACCTTCCCGTGGACGAGTTCGACGGCGTGATCGCCCACCTGGGCAACGGCGCCTCCGTCACGGCCATCCGCGGCGGAAAGTCCGTGGACACGTCCATGGGCTTCACCCCGCTGGAGGGCCTGGTGATGGGCACACGCTCAGGCGACCTGGACCCGTCCATCCTGGTGTTCCTGGGCCGCGCCGGCTGGTCCACCGAGGACATCGACTCCCTGCTCAACCGCGAATCCGGGCTCAAGGGCCTCGCCGGGAACAACGACATGCGCTCCGTGGTGGAAGCCTCCGAAACCGGCGACGCCCGTGCAACCACGGCGCTCGCCGTCGCGTCCTACCGGCTGGCCAAGTACATCGGCGGGTACCACGTGGCCGTGGGCGGGGCCAAGGCCCTGGTGTTCACCGCCGGCATCGGCGAAAACTCGCACCAGTTCCGCGCGCTGGTGGCGGACAAGCTGGGGGCGCTGGGCATAGAGCTCGACGCCGGGCTGAACAGCCAGCGGTCCAAGGAACCGCGGGTGATTTCCACCGCGGCGTCAGTGATCCCCGTCCTGGTGGTGCCCACCGACGAGGAGCGCGCCATCGCGGAGGCGACCGCCGCCGTCGT